From the genome of Podarcis muralis chromosome 3, rPodMur119.hap1.1, whole genome shotgun sequence:
caacaacaacaactataataaaattattattattatttataccccgcccatctggctgggtttcgagCGCCCCACCGTACGCCGCTCAGCAACATTTCCCTCAGATTTTCTACGGTGGCTTCCCGGGGTGGAAGCGGATATATTTGCGCGTTTGGGAAGTTTTGTCAGCACTGAATTTTTTTAGGGGGTTGCTCAAGGCGGAGTGAAGGGTTTGGGAAAGTTGGTGCTCGTGAAAAGGCAATGATCGCTGAAAAGCTCCTTGCAGCAAATGAAAGGGATCGCTTGTTTCCTCAAATCCACGTGTCTTTAGTCCATTTGCGCCCCCTATATTCTGCTACCAGCTTCTGGTAAATCAATACTGTACAGTATTTCTGTGTTGTCCATTGGGAAACCGATGGCTGTTAACCTTTTAAAAGGTTGTTTATTTTTTACACTCCGCCCAAGGACCTCCAGCCAACAGCGAATAAGAACGTGAGAGCCTTCTGAATAAAATGAACAATAACAGAACATCTGTCAGTTTTCTTCACTCCAGGCATCACACCAGATTAAAGAGCCTGTCCTAAAATAATGGCATTCGTTTAGTGTTACTTAAGTGCGAGCGTGCATTCGTGGGGCTTGAGGGCAATTCCTCAGCTTTCTCTAAACTGCACTTCATTCTCTGAGGAGGAAAGAGATTCCTCGTAACACTAGTATGCAAAAGGCAGAACATTAATGGTGCACTCCGACGTCGGTTTTCTCAAGTGTCAGTCTCACTACGTTCAATAGAGCTGACTCGAGAGTCAGTTTAATGCTCTATGCATGTTTATAAAGAAGCTAACCCGAGTAAGTTAAATTCaaccagggcttcccaaactctCGTCTCTAGctatttttgaactacagttcctatcatcccagaccactggtcctgctagctagggatgatgggagttgtagttcaaaaaaacAGCTAGCTAGCAGAGTTGGGAAACTCTTATTTACGTACCCCAGGTTAAGTCTATATAGGATTGAAATCTGACCCACTGTTTGGGGCTACTTCAAGCAATGCAAACTGGCTAGATTGGTTGTAAGTCGCTCTGAGTTGCCTTGGGTAAGATAAAGCGACtaacaaatgtaataaaaatactaTCTTTGGAACGGAAAGCACAACGCACGCTAGGAAAACGCTACTATTCTACAGTAACATAAAGAAACACCCTCCTTGCTTTAAAATATTGTGACCCCCATCCTGGCACTATTACAAAAGCTTTCTAAAAACGTGCCTTTAAAAAAGTCCCTTGAAGCTGCAATTCTAGGCATACTCGCTGGATTCAGGGCGACTTAATCCGAACAAATTTATTTTGCATTCGCACTCTGGAAAACTAATCTTAACACTTAACCAGTATATTTTACTGGAGTTGCCTCTGATTAGTCATCTATTAGGATTGGCCCTCTGAATtggcttttaattttctttttaacgTTAGGCAAAGAGAGGCGGAGTAAGCTAAATAGTATCATTTGGTGCCGGACTGCTTAAACTTCCGAGCTCTGCCAGCTCGTTCTGCGGGGCTGCTTGCTGAACGCGGTTATTCTTAGCGTGTGAGATGGGAGTAAATATCCCATGAGTGAAGGGGTTGCCCGTAAGCAGCTGTTTCCGGATATTGCTTTTTTGCAGAGGAGGAACTTGAAACTACAACCCGGTGCATTCTGGGCCCAAGCAATGACGACGGGAGCTGAATCCCTCGCCTTTTTTACCGGCTGGATTACAAGGAAACCCGCATTTCATCTTTAGCGGTGAGTGCGATGTAAAAATGTTGTTGATCCGGCTCCGTGTCTCTTTTATGGGCTTATAGGCAGAGAAGAAGCAAGAACTGTGTGGATGAACGCGGGCGCTTTAGATTCCAAATAAACTTCTGCGCGGGGACTGCAGAGCCTTTCCAAAACGTGCCCTCGCTCCGGGTTGAATAACACTTTATTATTTGCACAGTAAGATTATTCTTTGGAGAAACATGGCCTGATCTCGAGCATAAAAAGAGTGGAAGATATGTTTAGCTGTGATACTTAGTGCCCTTATTGCATTTCTTGAGTCTCTAACGTCAATATGAAGCTTAGTTTTGTTAGATTGCaaaccttatttttaaaaatctgcttctTACTTTTGGCTGTTTAACACTCTATggctttataatttttttttgtggGAAGGTGGTTATTGGTTTTCGGttaatatgtattttgtgttctcattttttatgttgtgaacagccccTAGGATCTTTGGAGgaagagcagtatacaaaattaataaatgagaaataaataaaataaacatatctAGAATTGTGCTGTTGTTCCTAACTTCTAGATACAAGCGGGATATCTAGACATTGTTTTAACAGACAGCTTTATCAACTTTTGCTGAtcagtgtgtttttttgttttctcattAGGTTCAGCAAATAGGAAATATGACTGAGTGGCAGAGGAAAACACCTTTGGAATGGCTGACTTATGTGAATAAAGAAATTGAAGTTCTGGCTGCTGAGAAACAGAATTATAAAGGATGGGTTTTAACAGTCGATCCAGTGTCTGCCAAGTAAGTAGGTGTTCAGTATGCATGGAAGTGTGATACCCAGAGAGAGAAATGTATTGTTACCgggaaaatccgagggctcccttggacaaaacaaagacaccaaccaggataacttggagcaaaacagcagcctgtaggcttggcctttattgaactgttgcaacagggtgttcccctcacttgcaagagagaggaaagacacagaaaaatggtgtgcaagaccttataaaaacttttgaaattcccatcttctaggtcaagcccacccccagaaacatgcatacattacagaaaggaggggttgagggaggagttttggtggtaacctgagtgtcctgtcacctggctggttcctcctttccccctccccatgagtcacttccaggagacaaaggggagttggcagtttcctgcccccagagggaagatctgatcattgtcctttgtttcagtccatgctgaatccactcccatatgcaagttctttgtgatcttgatggtcttctgtctaggaccatcagggttggcatagcaactgggcagggctcctgtggatgtgctgggatggtgaagggattatggctggcctgtatcaaaccttccccattttgtagtctttccttcatggagtcaaataaaagtggaacagtgcaaatccgatgtatggttgatttttctatgaatttataacagaagcgtggtgtatgtagtgtgtgagtatgagtgtgtgtgaagtttgtacaaactgattggggtgggagggggttcctgctacagtatcaacatttattttattttcaaaaccatGAATCAGAACTAGaattgggaggggaagggggaagcacAACCATTAGTAGAAAAATCTGTAAAATATCTGTAAATTTTACTTTCTACTCAGCATGCGATTAgcccgttgctgctgctgctattgacaAATGTCTGATGTTGTCTGGTTTCACACTTCAGAATTTCTATTCACACCAACAACTAGAAACTTTGCCCAGCAATTTATTCTTTTCACTGATATTCTCATAAATAGGACAGCTGAACAAGTAGAAGGGGAAAATATTCGAGATAGCATCAGATGAGTTTTCTACACTGGTAAAATATAGGCAGTGTGATCAGGTCACTGACCATCAATGTTAAGGTTTAGCAGTGGTATTCCACAGTTGCCTAAGAATGTGGGAGCTTTGATTTTTGTTTTCGTTCTTATGTTTGCACTTTTTTGTAGGTTTGTTAACAAAtcattaatttttttgaaaagatgtgGGAAGCAACTCACTCTATATGcctttaaacatttttctttcatAATAGCTCTAGTTAATATTAGCCATTTTAAAATGGAGCATGGTCTAAAAATGTGGGTGAGGTTAAAAGATTTGGGGTTGGTTTATAAGACCAAATGCATCTGCAATAGATTGGTTTTATGTACAGTACTTGCCACTTCACTTTCATGAGATACTTCATTAGCTTGAGGTTTTGTATATACCACAGAAGGATAAGTTTAGCAACTAGGAATTACTGTGATGCACCAACAGAAACCTCTGTTCTTCCAAAAAGAAATGATTTTAGCATTTCTGCATCCCATACTTACTGTAAGGGCTGAGCTGTACCTTTTGATTTTCAGCGGCTGAATACATGGATGCTATTGAACTAAATGCCACTGGTTTGGGAGGGTGTTACTTTGAGGGAACGCATTTCTTTGTATAGATTTGTATTTTAGTGCTTGAAAAATGTGCAACAGTGGGGAAAAGTGCTTTGAACAATGACACTTGGCATGCATTGCTTTTTGTACAGTAGGCACTGGCTAGCCACATAGTGGctgaaatatttttaaggattATGTATGTAGGTAATAACATTTTCAGACAATGACTGCTGATAACGATAGCTAATGTTGACACAACAACTTGCACTCTTAGTTTTTGTTGGTGTGATGTAATGGGATCAGCCTGGGATGCTATTGCAATTCCACATTCTTGTAATTTTTCACTGTGGGGGTGGGCGGCTGCTGCATCCTGACCTGAATGCTTCATGGTGCAGGTGCTTGTGGGACTGAGACGTTGGGGCGTGTGTGTTTTGACGAGATAAAGTTGAGTATACATTTGATAGCGTTTAGCATGCGAGATTTCTGTAGGTCTTTCCACCAAGTTGTAAAACTTCATGTGAACTCCTTTTCTTGACAGCATTCTTCTGGCAAATCCCCTTGAGAATGGAAAAGTGTCTGTTTCAGGCATCTTGGGGCATGCAGTGCAAGAGGTGAAGATCTTGTCCGAAGCATCCGATGCTATGAAAGAGAAACTTGCCCACCTATTCATGCCTGGAGAAAGCCAAACCTACAGTCAAGAGGAGCTGGAGGACAAGAAAAGCAGCTTGAAGAACTGGTTGGAGAAAAACCATATTCCTGTAAGGGAGCAAGGAGAGTCACAAGCAACACTCTGTGTTGCAGGGGTGTTGACTATTGACCCACCGTATGCACCAGAGGATTGCAATAGTTCCAATGAAATAATTTTGTCTCGAGTTCAAGGATTGATACAAAGTTATCTTGGCCTTCAGCAATGACAGAGTTGAAGAATTGGGATGAAGTTATCTACTTGTAAAACCTATGCTAACCTTCCCCAACCTAATGCCTTCTACACGGACTACAAAACTCACATTGGCCGGGGATTGatttgagttgtagtccaaatattTAGAGGGCTTCCTGTTGAATTTCCCCTCAATTTAGGCATTTTGTGTTCCTAAGTGCTATCAGAAAGTCACAGTCAAAATAGAATGGTTTTTCTGGATTTGTTTTGTGAAGAAATGGCAAATGTAACAAATCtgtactatatatattttttatatgaaAATAAGCATTGACGTTAGTTTTTATGTCTTCCTTTTGGTATCCTATGAATGCTCCTTTATATTCAATTACCATTAGTCATGAAGAGTCATATATGAAAACATCACATTCTTACCATTCAGTACTGATATTAAATTAGGAATAAATCTATAAACTACAGTTCATAATATACAAGCAGAATAATTACAATAGCTGCGGAAACGCATAATATGTAGCTTGTACTTTCACCAATTCAAAACCCCTAAAATTGCTACTTTCATCTTTGTCCTTATCTGaaaatctttgtacagtggtgcctcgcaagacgaaattaattcgttccgcaagttttttcttcttgcgagtttttcgtcttgcgaagcacggtttcccataggaatgcattgaaaatcaattaatgcgttcctagggaaaccgcttaccaggctggcggtgcggagaagggcttttctccccaccgcaagccttcaggacaggtacgggaacagaggggaaggcgcgcagcgctttccctctgttcccggggcttgcgtgggaggagggtttttcctccccaccgccagcgggaggaggcgttcccgccccgccgcccggcatcggagcttcgttccggtgcctggcggcgggaggaggcgttcccgtcccgccgcccggcatcggggcttcgttccgatgccgggcggcgggaggaggcgttcccgccccgccgcccggcttcggggcttcgttccgatgccgggcggcgggaggaggcgttcccgcccggcttcggggcttcgttccgatgccgggcggcaggaggaggtccgaggacagtggggaagacgcgctgcgcttccccgctgtcccggagatttccctatgggctttcgtcttgcgaagcaaccccatagggaaattcgttttgcgaagcgcctccaaaacggaaaaccctttcatctagcgggttttccgtcttgcgaggcgttcatcttgcggggtaccactgtattcactggaAAGTGatgtgttttaagtttttatGAGAAGTGATATGGTGACAGGTCGCTGCAGTATATGCAGCCAGTGAACCGGCAAGTAATCTTCTACACTGAAGGCTATTGCTTATGTTACAGGGTGTCAG
Proteins encoded in this window:
- the GEMIN6 gene encoding gem-associated protein 6, with product MTEWQRKTPLEWLTYVNKEIEVLAAEKQNYKGWVLTVDPVSANILLANPLENGKVSVSGILGHAVQEVKILSEASDAMKEKLAHLFMPGESQTYSQEELEDKKSSLKNWLEKNHIPVREQGESQATLCVAGVLTIDPPYAPEDCNSSNEIILSRVQGLIQSYLGLQQ